One Dissulfuribacter thermophilus DNA segment encodes these proteins:
- the modB gene encoding molybdate ABC transporter permease subunit translates to MDLTPLYLTAKLALVTTAILLVIAAPIAYCFAYVRLPAKPYLEALVSMPLVLPPTVLGFYLLIIMGPNGVLGHFWERVTGERLCFTFTGIVIASLVYSFPFAVQPLKAAFEKIDRRMLESAYVLGCSRIQTFYKVILPNSLNGILVAAILTFAHTMGEFGVVLMVGGSIPGKTKVASIAIYEYVESLRYSDANMLSLALAVTSYLVLVAVNSLNRRNSHGT, encoded by the coding sequence ATGGATTTGACTCCTCTGTATCTCACTGCAAAACTTGCCCTTGTCACCACAGCCATACTTTTGGTTATTGCTGCGCCAATAGCCTACTGTTTTGCCTATGTGAGATTACCGGCCAAACCCTATTTGGAGGCACTGGTCAGTATGCCTCTGGTACTTCCACCCACTGTCCTTGGCTTTTACTTATTAATCATAATGGGGCCCAACGGAGTGCTTGGCCACTTCTGGGAAAGGGTTACTGGCGAAAGGCTCTGTTTTACCTTTACGGGTATCGTCATCGCATCCCTAGTATATAGTTTTCCATTCGCTGTACAACCACTTAAGGCTGCATTTGAAAAGATCGATCGCCGGATGCTGGAGTCAGCCTATGTACTTGGCTGTTCCCGGATTCAGACCTTTTACAAGGTTATCCTTCCCAACAGTCTGAACGGCATCTTGGTTGCGGCCATCCTCACCTTTGCCCATACCATGGGGGAATTTGGAGTGGTCTTGATGGTCGGAGGTAGCATTCCTGGCAAGACAAAGGTGGCCTCTATAGCCATTTATGAATACGTGGAGTCACTGAGATACAGTGATGCCAATATGCTTTCACTTGCCCTAGCAGTAACAAGCTACCTGGTCTTAGTGGCCGTAAATTCATTGAACCGGAGGAATAGCCATGGAACTTAA
- a CDS encoding ATP-binding cassette domain-containing protein has product MELKVKIYKKLSGFDIDISFSCPNGSLLALIGPSGAGKTTIVRSIAGLERPDSGFIACNGIVWSDTKKGIWVPPQKRRLGYVFQEYSLFPHLTVEKNIAFAADDLKEVEELIELLGIGHLRRRKPHQISGGERQRVALAQALARKPSVLLLDEPFSALDIATRQKLREELKSLKGRLSIPIVMVTHDLNEAQFLADEMLPIEQGKMAPEWLSRFLSTCWHGDSPSSAPSPDAPKGETTLSYPGIQAEHHYNELVRII; this is encoded by the coding sequence ATGGAACTTAAAGTAAAAATATACAAAAAACTCTCAGGGTTCGACATTGATATCTCATTCTCGTGTCCTAATGGCAGCCTTCTGGCACTAATAGGCCCCTCTGGTGCTGGTAAGACCACTATAGTGCGCTCAATTGCTGGGCTTGAACGCCCAGATAGTGGTTTTATTGCCTGTAACGGGATTGTTTGGTCCGATACAAAGAAAGGCATCTGGGTGCCCCCTCAAAAGAGGAGACTGGGGTACGTCTTTCAGGAATATAGTCTCTTTCCCCACCTGACTGTGGAGAAAAACATAGCCTTTGCCGCTGATGACCTAAAGGAGGTGGAAGAACTGATTGAGCTGCTGGGGATAGGGCATCTAAGAAGACGAAAACCGCATCAGATCTCAGGTGGAGAACGCCAGAGAGTGGCCCTGGCTCAGGCACTGGCCAGAAAACCCAGCGTCCTTTTACTCGATGAACCCTTCTCAGCACTCGACATAGCTACACGACAAAAGTTAAGAGAGGAACTAAAATCCCTCAAAGGCCGTCTCTCCATACCGATTGTCATGGTAACCCACGACCTCAATGAGGCCCAATTTCTGGCTGATGAGATGTTGCCCATCGAACAGGGAAAGATGGCCCCAGAATGGCTCTCCCGATTCCTATCTACCTGTTGGCACGGAGACTCACCTTCAAGTGCACCATCTCCTGATGCCCCTAAGGGCGAA